One Sodalinema gerasimenkoae IPPAS B-353 DNA segment encodes these proteins:
- a CDS encoding Fur family transcriptional regulator, with amino-acid sequence MKHEAIALKPIRSLQDALDRCQSLGMRLSRQRRLILELLWEVQDHLCARDIYDQLSRAGKEIGYTSVYQNLEALSSHNIIECIERSDGRLYGNISDPHSHINCLDSQQILDVFVELPQDLIERIEAETGVRITDYRIDFFGYRNPNPKGPAANDATETPAVESKL; translated from the coding sequence ATGAAACATGAGGCGATCGCCCTAAAACCCATCCGATCTCTCCAAGACGCACTCGATCGCTGCCAATCCCTGGGAATGAGATTGAGTCGTCAGCGTCGACTGATCCTCGAACTCCTCTGGGAGGTTCAGGATCACCTGTGCGCCCGCGATATCTACGACCAACTCAGCCGCGCTGGCAAAGAGATTGGCTACACCTCCGTTTACCAAAACCTAGAGGCCCTATCGAGCCACAACATCATCGAATGTATCGAACGCTCCGATGGCCGCCTCTATGGTAATATTAGTGACCCTCATAGCCATATCAATTGCCTCGATAGTCAGCAAATTCTCGACGTCTTTGTGGAACTCCCCCAAGACCTCATCGAACGCATTGAAGCAGAAACTGGCGTTCGGATTACCGACTATCGCATCGACTTTTTTGGCTACCGCAACCCGAACCCCAAAGGTCCTGCGGCAAATGACGCCACAGAGACCCCTGCCGTCGAGTCTAAGCTCTAG
- a CDS encoding ABC transporter permease has protein sequence MWVGLVITGIFILIALLAPILQGMGLIASPTALLDHPIHQPPSGDHWFGTTRLGYDVFSRTLYGSQAALRVVVLATLMSILTGVPLGLASGYLGGKVDRLLLFVMDVIYTLPGLLLSITLAFVVGRGLLNAALALSIAYVPQYYRVVRNHTVSIKTELYIEAAQAMGASTWRILSKYLFFNAIQTVPVLFALNAADAIAILGGLGFLGLGLPEATPEWGNDLRQALEALPTGIWWTALFPGLAMTLMVIGLSLLGEGLNEFVNPKLRQNR, from the coding sequence ATGTGGGTGGGGCTAGTCATCACCGGGATCTTTATTTTAATTGCCCTGTTGGCCCCCATCCTGCAAGGAATGGGGCTGATTGCCAGTCCCACCGCCTTACTGGATCATCCCATCCACCAGCCTCCCTCCGGGGACCATTGGTTTGGGACGACTCGCCTGGGCTATGATGTCTTCTCCCGAACCCTCTACGGTTCCCAGGCAGCTTTACGGGTGGTGGTCTTAGCCACCCTGATGAGTATTTTGACCGGAGTTCCCCTCGGACTGGCCAGTGGCTATCTCGGCGGGAAAGTCGATCGCCTGTTGCTGTTTGTGATGGATGTCATCTACACCCTACCGGGGTTATTACTCTCGATTACCCTAGCCTTCGTCGTCGGACGGGGCTTATTAAATGCCGCCCTAGCCCTGAGTATTGCCTATGTGCCGCAATACTATCGAGTCGTCCGCAACCACACCGTCAGCATCAAAACTGAGTTATACATCGAAGCCGCCCAGGCGATGGGGGCTTCCACCTGGCGCATTCTCTCCAAATATCTCTTTTTTAACGCCATTCAGACCGTCCCCGTTCTCTTCGCCCTCAACGCCGCCGATGCGATCGCCATCCTCGGTGGCCTCGGCTTTCTGGGCTTAGGACTTCCCGAAGCGACCCCAGAATGGGGCAACGACCTACGGCAAGCCCTCGAAGCCCTCCCCACCGGGATTTGGTGGACAGCCCTGTTTCCTGGCTTAGCCATGACCCTGATGGTGATTGGTTTGTCCCTGTTAGGGGAAGGGTTAAACGAGTTTGTCAACCCGAAACTGCGGCAAAATCGTTAA
- a CDS encoding peptidase C15 translates to MLLSSFDIWKPHHRSNSSDDLLAELQQRGRLPESARLLRRLPVDTQQASAQLLAAIHQYRPPWVLLGGMAEGRSRLTVERRAVQGPGVYCTPMPVWELVAGLDHTDVSYHAGRFVCNATYYQVLSDIATANLPTQALFLHVPCSRGNAWPEIVADADQLLQRLITRFPSPRQIVPETVNDFAAVSG, encoded by the coding sequence GTGCTGTTATCCTCCTTTGATATCTGGAAACCCCATCACCGCAGCAACTCCAGTGATGACCTGCTGGCGGAACTTCAGCAGCGGGGTCGTTTACCTGAGTCGGCCCGTCTGTTGCGACGACTCCCGGTTGATACTCAGCAGGCCTCGGCCCAACTCTTGGCGGCGATTCACCAGTATCGTCCCCCCTGGGTGCTGTTGGGGGGTATGGCGGAGGGGCGATCGCGCCTGACGGTGGAACGTCGAGCGGTGCAGGGGCCAGGCGTTTACTGTACGCCGATGCCGGTTTGGGAGTTAGTGGCGGGCCTCGATCATACCGATGTGAGTTATCATGCGGGGCGCTTTGTCTGTAATGCCACTTATTATCAGGTTCTGTCGGACATTGCCACTGCGAATTTACCCACCCAGGCCCTCTTTCTCCATGTTCCCTGTTCTCGGGGGAACGCCTGGCCGGAGATTGTGGCCGATGCAGACCAATTGCTGCAACGACTCATAACCCGATTCCCTAGCCCTCGCCAAATCGTCCCTGAGACGGTTAACGATTTTGCCGCAGTTTCGGGTTGA